A window of the Desulfobacula toluolica Tol2 genome harbors these coding sequences:
- the ftsA gene encoding cell division protein FtsA: MQGNEKIIVGLDIGTTKIAAVVGEMFENDINVIGFGSHPSTGLRKGTVVNIESTVDSIKKAVEEAEIMAGCDISSVYVGIAGNHIKGLNSHGIIAIKGREITKQDVERVIDAAKAIAIPTDREILHVIPQEFIVDDMESIQNPVGMTAIRLEAKIHIVTGAVSSARNIVKCCNKAGLEVCDIALESLASGEAVLTDEEKELGCLIADMGGGTTDLAIFKDNNLKFIYELTLGGHNLTNDISIGLRTPFPEAEKIKIQHGTCVPQNVKTGDTIDVQAVGGRAPKKLSKGILAEILEPRVEEIFSLLKKELFSNGLENSFPAGFVLTGGSVVLDGIAEIAESVFNVPVRIGEPNKIGGLKDIVRNPSYATGVGLVLFGSKASCQINLKEIDTQGFIGILNRMKQWFKDII; encoded by the coding sequence TTGCAGGGAAATGAAAAAATAATCGTGGGCCTGGATATCGGCACAACAAAAATTGCCGCTGTTGTCGGGGAGATGTTTGAAAACGATATCAACGTGATTGGTTTCGGTTCCCATCCCTCCACCGGACTTAGGAAAGGCACGGTTGTAAATATAGAATCAACTGTTGACTCAATAAAAAAAGCGGTTGAAGAGGCGGAAATAATGGCTGGGTGTGATATCTCTTCCGTTTATGTGGGCATAGCGGGAAATCATATCAAAGGGCTTAACTCCCATGGGATTATAGCCATCAAAGGCCGTGAAATAACAAAGCAGGATGTTGAACGTGTCATTGATGCCGCAAAAGCAATTGCTATTCCCACAGACAGAGAGATTCTTCATGTCATCCCCCAGGAATTTATTGTGGATGACATGGAATCCATTCAAAATCCTGTGGGTATGACAGCAATCCGGCTTGAAGCCAAAATTCACATTGTCACAGGTGCTGTATCATCTGCCAGAAATATTGTTAAATGTTGCAACAAAGCAGGCCTTGAAGTTTGTGATATTGCCCTTGAATCATTGGCCTCCGGTGAAGCCGTTCTAACGGATGAAGAAAAGGAGCTCGGATGTCTCATAGCAGACATGGGAGGTGGGACAACAGATCTTGCCATTTTCAAAGATAACAATTTAAAATTCATCTATGAACTCACCCTGGGAGGACACAACCTGACCAATGATATTTCCATTGGCCTTCGAACACCGTTTCCGGAAGCTGAAAAAATAAAAATTCAACACGGAACCTGTGTTCCGCAAAATGTAAAAACCGGCGATACAATTGATGTGCAGGCTGTCGGCGGAAGAGCCCCCAAAAAACTTTCCAAGGGGATTCTGGCTGAAATTCTTGAACCAAGGGTAGAAGAAATTTTTTCTCTTTTAAAAAAAGAGCTGTTCTCCAACGGACTTGAAAATTCATTCCCTGCAGGCTTTGTCCTTACTGGTGGAAGCGTAGTTCTTGACGGTATCGCTGAAATTGCCGAATCTGTTTTCAACGTACCTGTAAGGATCGGCGAACCAAATAAAATCGGCGGACTCAAAGACATTGTCAGAAACCCTTCCTATGCCACAGGTGTAGGGCTTGTACTTTTCGGTTCCAAGGCAAGCTGTCAAATAAATCTTAAGGAAATAGACACTCAAGGTTTTATCGGAATATTAAACAGAATGAAACAGTGGTTTAAAGATATAATTTAA
- the murB gene encoding UDP-N-acetylmuramate dehydrogenase produces the protein MMEKKHSNLPERFDLLAKKFDLLIDEPLKNHTSFKVGGPADLLALPKDKQELKQLLKEASNLDISVTLFGGGTNILITDKGIRGLVIITRCLKSKIRIIETNINEKALYVEAGERLSTICRFAISHSLSGLEFAAGIPGTIGGAIIMNAGTSTGNISDIIQSIDVLNQDTLKIETIEKKDLDFSYRHLNQSGIIVAAKLTLKSADPQKIEATFQHNLNHKNATQPVCFASAGCFFKNPDNGMSAGELIEKSELKGMKINDAMVSRLHANYIVNTNNARCEDILLLQQQIQDTVQKKYQIKLETEVRMEGEQENKTKQV, from the coding sequence ATGATGGAAAAAAAACATTCAAACTTGCCTGAAAGGTTTGACCTTCTGGCCAAAAAATTTGATCTTCTGATTGATGAGCCCTTGAAAAATCACACCTCTTTTAAGGTTGGAGGCCCTGCAGATCTTCTTGCTCTGCCCAAAGACAAACAGGAGTTGAAACAATTATTAAAAGAAGCATCAAATCTTGATATCAGCGTTACCCTGTTTGGGGGGGGCACAAATATTTTAATTACTGATAAGGGGATACGAGGTCTTGTTATAATCACAAGGTGTTTAAAATCTAAAATCCGTATAATTGAAACAAATATTAATGAAAAAGCCCTTTATGTCGAGGCAGGGGAGCGGTTATCAACAATCTGCCGGTTTGCCATTAGCCATTCGCTTTCAGGACTTGAATTTGCAGCGGGAATCCCTGGAACCATAGGGGGGGCGATTATAATGAATGCGGGAACAAGCACAGGTAATATCTCAGATATTATTCAATCCATTGATGTGTTGAATCAAGATACCCTGAAAATTGAAACTATTGAAAAAAAAGATCTTGATTTTTCATACCGGCATCTCAATCAGTCCGGAATTATTGTTGCAGCAAAATTAACCTTAAAGAGCGCAGATCCCCAAAAAATAGAGGCAACCTTTCAACACAACCTGAATCATAAAAATGCAACACAACCGGTTTGCTTTGCAAGTGCCGGATGTTTTTTTAAAAATCCTGACAATGGAATGTCTGCCGGAGAACTGATTGAAAAATCCGAACTTAAAGGCATGAAAATAAACGATGCCATGGTATCCCGGCTTCATGCAAACTATATTGTAAATACAAACAATGCCCGATGTGAAGATATCCTGTTATTACAACAACAGATTCAGGATACCGTACAAAAAAAATACCAAATCAAACTGGAAACAGAAGTGAGGATGGAAGGTGAACAAGAAAATAAAACCAAACAGGTTTAA
- the ftsW gene encoding putative lipid II flippase FtsW, producing the protein MAEKIKTIHPFFSEGKVLFPVLLLSGIGIIMVYSASSAISMENHNSAIYYMQKQCLFFGISLCAMFITASLPYNLYKKFSYLIFFFIIALLVAVLVPQLNMKAGGANRWLNLWGFTFQPAELTKLLLILFLGYSLSKKQEMIKLFFIGFFPHALLFSFLAVLIIFQPDFGTIVVLGLITWGMMFIAGVKIIHLLSPTPLLIPVIYFWVYKVEYRMERIMTFLNPWNDPSDAGYQVTHSLKAFGSGGIFGKGLGLGMQKMHYLPEPHTDFIFSIIGEEFGLAGVLTVLSLYLVLLLKGIDIAKTSDTAFGAITASGITIYIGIQVIINTGVALGALPTKGLTLPFISYGGTSLLVNMAAMGILMNIGASQKK; encoded by the coding sequence ATGGCGGAAAAAATAAAAACCATACATCCGTTTTTCAGTGAAGGAAAAGTTCTTTTCCCAGTTCTTCTTCTTTCAGGGATCGGCATAATCATGGTGTATTCCGCAAGCTCCGCCATCAGCATGGAAAACCACAACTCAGCAATTTACTATATGCAAAAACAGTGTCTTTTCTTTGGCATAAGCTTGTGTGCAATGTTTATCACAGCCTCTTTGCCTTATAATCTTTATAAAAAATTTTCATATCTCATCTTTTTTTTTATCATTGCACTCCTTGTTGCTGTACTTGTTCCACAACTGAATATGAAAGCCGGCGGAGCCAACCGGTGGCTGAACCTTTGGGGGTTCACGTTCCAACCGGCTGAATTGACAAAATTATTGCTGATTCTTTTTCTTGGATATTCCCTGTCCAAAAAACAAGAAATGATAAAATTGTTTTTCATTGGATTTTTTCCCCACGCTCTGCTTTTTTCTTTTCTTGCCGTTTTAATTATTTTCCAGCCTGATTTTGGAACCATTGTGGTATTGGGACTGATCACATGGGGAATGATGTTTATTGCAGGGGTCAAGATCATCCACCTGTTATCACCTACACCTTTACTGATCCCGGTGATTTATTTTTGGGTGTATAAAGTTGAATATCGTATGGAAAGAATTATGACTTTTTTAAACCCATGGAATGATCCTTCTGACGCAGGATACCAGGTCACTCATTCTTTAAAGGCATTTGGTTCGGGCGGCATTTTTGGAAAAGGCCTTGGACTTGGAATGCAAAAAATGCACTATCTTCCGGAACCCCACACAGACTTTATTTTTTCAATTATCGGAGAAGAATTCGGATTGGCAGGTGTACTGACGGTTCTATCCTTGTACTTGGTTTTATTATTAAAAGGGATTGATATCGCCAAAACATCAGACACTGCTTTCGGGGCCATCACTGCTTCCGGAATAACCATTTATATCGGGATACAGGTTATCATCAACACTGGGGTCGCCTTAGGGGCACTTCCCACAAAAGGGCTTACCCTGCCGTTTATCAGTTACGGGGGAACATCACTGCTGGTTAATATGGCTGCCATGGGAATTTTAATGAATATAGGGGCATCGCAAAAAAAATGA
- the murG gene encoding undecaprenyldiphospho-muramoylpentapeptide beta-N-acetylglucosaminyltransferase: MNKPFKIIIAGGKTGGHLFPGIAVAQALERLHDNVDVLFVGTNAPFEVQTLEKYGYAHKSIISKPIKGSSIFRKAFSIGILLVSLIQAMMIMKRIKPDFVLGVGGFSSFAVVLAAWCMGIPTAIQEQNAIPGLTNRLLSRFAKTIFTSFKETKGLVGNKKVKYVGNPVRQTDSVESATSLTSNNFNPDKITLLVTGGSQGAASINKAFMDALAMMKNTDRFNIIHQTGINDESAIQQQYDDLNIKATVKAFFHNMPQLLKMADLAITRAGAGTVFELCIMGLPAILVPFPHAADDHQTFNAMALENHDAAVMIKDNELTGQTLEKTIQGLVGDKSRLERMAKMLKRIAIANADENIASCILKTKEIKV, from the coding sequence ATGAATAAACCGTTTAAAATAATCATTGCCGGCGGGAAAACAGGCGGGCATCTGTTTCCGGGCATTGCCGTTGCCCAAGCCCTTGAAAGACTACATGACAATGTAGACGTTCTTTTCGTTGGAACAAACGCCCCATTTGAAGTTCAGACCCTTGAAAAATATGGATATGCCCACAAGAGTATCATCTCAAAACCAATTAAAGGCAGCAGTATTTTCAGAAAAGCATTTTCAATCGGTATTCTTCTGGTTTCCCTGATACAGGCCATGATGATCATGAAACGCATAAAACCAGATTTTGTTCTTGGTGTGGGGGGGTTTTCTTCTTTTGCGGTTGTTCTGGCTGCCTGGTGCATGGGCATTCCAACCGCCATCCAGGAACAAAACGCCATCCCTGGTTTGACAAACCGCTTGCTATCAAGATTTGCCAAAACAATTTTTACCTCTTTTAAAGAAACAAAGGGACTGGTTGGAAACAAAAAAGTAAAATATGTCGGCAACCCTGTTCGACAAACAGATTCCGTTGAATCTGCAACCAGCCTGACTTCAAATAATTTTAATCCGGACAAAATCACTCTTCTTGTCACAGGCGGAAGCCAGGGGGCTGCCAGTATCAACAAAGCCTTTATGGATGCTCTCGCCATGATGAAAAATACAGACCGGTTCAATATTATCCATCAAACCGGCATAAATGATGAATCCGCTATTCAGCAACAATATGATGACCTGAACATCAAAGCAACTGTCAAAGCTTTTTTTCATAACATGCCGCAACTTTTAAAGATGGCTGATCTGGCCATCACAAGAGCTGGTGCGGGAACTGTTTTTGAACTTTGTATCATGGGTCTGCCGGCCATTCTGGTTCCTTTCCCCCATGCAGCCGATGACCATCAAACCTTTAACGCTATGGCGCTTGAAAACCATGATGCAGCCGTAATGATCAAGGATAACGAACTGACTGGACAAACCCTGGAAAAAACTATACAAGGCTTGGTTGGTGACAAAAGCAGGCTTGAACGCATGGCGAAAATGCTAAAGCGCATTGCAATTGCCAATGCTGATGAAAACATAGCAAGTTGTATTTTAAAAACAAAGGAAATTAAAGTCTAA
- the murC gene encoding UDP-N-acetylmuramate--L-alanine ligase, with translation MYQKNYHIHFVGIGGIGMSGIAELLLHLGYKVSGSDLKLSPITRRLEENGGIIFQGHSKEQVAGASVVVTSSAISRENPEVIRAKELSVPIIPRAEMLAELMRIKYSIAVSGAHGKTSTTSMIAQILNTAGLDPTVIIGGLLKGLDTNALHGKGEYIIAEADESDGSFLKYSPAIAAVTNIDLEHLDFYKDIEDIKNNFVQFINSVPFYGLAVLCLDNEHIQDILPRINVRYTTYGMTAQSDLQAREIFFHGSKSIFQVFYHENHLGEISLNLAGSHNISNALAAIATALELNIPFKTVKEALEQIEGVKRRLEIKGKKKEIMVMDDYGHHPTEIMATLTAIRKSYKDKRLIVVFQPHRYTRTQGLFHEFTRSFYQSDILIVLPIYAASEKKIKGVDAQHLCKSIMEHGHKDVSYAPDFTQALSMITHKVKNNDIVLTLGAGDIYTLGETLIDIL, from the coding sequence ATGTATCAAAAAAATTACCATATCCATTTTGTCGGAATCGGCGGCATAGGCATGAGCGGAATTGCAGAACTTCTCTTACATCTTGGGTACAAGGTGTCCGGGTCTGATCTGAAACTTTCCCCCATTACCCGGCGGCTTGAAGAAAATGGCGGAATCATTTTCCAGGGTCACAGCAAGGAACAAGTGGCAGGTGCCAGCGTGGTAGTTACCTCGTCAGCCATTTCCCGTGAAAATCCGGAAGTGATTCGAGCAAAAGAGCTGTCTGTTCCCATTATCCCGAGAGCTGAGATGCTGGCTGAACTGATGCGAATCAAATATTCCATTGCCGTATCAGGTGCCCATGGCAAAACATCAACCACCTCCATGATTGCCCAGATCCTCAACACGGCGGGCTTAGATCCTACAGTAATCATTGGCGGCCTTCTCAAAGGACTTGATACCAATGCACTGCATGGCAAAGGAGAGTATATCATTGCCGAAGCAGACGAAAGCGACGGCTCTTTTTTAAAGTATTCACCGGCTATTGCAGCAGTCACCAATATAGATCTTGAACACCTTGATTTTTACAAAGACATTGAAGATATTAAAAATAATTTTGTTCAATTCATCAACTCTGTTCCCTTTTATGGTCTTGCCGTTCTATGTCTCGACAATGAGCATATTCAAGATATTCTTCCCAGGATAAATGTTCGGTATACCACCTATGGCATGACAGCCCAGTCTGATCTGCAGGCAAGAGAAATCTTTTTTCATGGCAGCAAAAGCATTTTCCAGGTATTTTACCATGAAAACCACTTGGGAGAAATAAGCCTGAATCTTGCCGGGAGCCATAATATCTCCAATGCGCTTGCAGCAATTGCCACGGCACTTGAACTTAACATCCCCTTTAAAACCGTCAAAGAAGCCTTGGAACAAATTGAGGGGGTAAAAAGACGGCTTGAGATCAAAGGCAAAAAAAAAGAAATCATGGTAATGGATGATTACGGTCATCATCCAACCGAAATCATGGCAACCCTTACAGCGATAAGGAAAAGCTATAAAGACAAACGCTTGATTGTTGTATTCCAACCCCACCGGTATACCCGTACCCAGGGATTGTTTCATGAATTTACCAGATCCTTTTATCAGTCTGATATCCTGATTGTACTCCCGATTTATGCTGCAAGTGAAAAAAAAATCAAAGGGGTTGATGCACAACATCTATGCAAAAGTATCATGGAGCATGGGCATAAAGATGTCTCTTATGCTCCTGATTTTACACAGGCACTATCAATGATTACACACAAAGTAAAAAATAATGACATTGTACTGACACTGGGTGCAGGGGATATCTACACCCTTGGAGAAACATTAATTGACATATTGTAA
- the ftsZ gene encoding cell division protein FtsZ — protein MSFSYVESDNSAKIKVIGVGGAGGNAVNNMIDAKLQGVKFIVVNTDIQALDASRAEIKIQIGKELTEGLGAGADPNKGHDAALESMDELREVLEDSHMVFITAGFGGGTGTGAAPVIAEICKELGILTVAVASKPFSFEGKKRERQALEGLEKLHGITDTVITIPNDRLRGIAPKGAKMVDMFIKADEILHHSVKGITDLIMMPGHVNLDFADVKTTMQKAGKALMGIGIASGENRAVEAAERAISHPLLEDISISGAKCVLMNITSSSDLTLDEMTEASDRIYQEVGDDAEIIWGQTFDDSLGDEMRITVIATGIDSKDSKISNTIRQFDPPGQPGTYQQPGVAAQNVIQPVEPIVRGQLRHPTQQELANWDETNNPVIIKNKQAVDDENVHNYRTMPFDHDDLDVPTFLRRKAD, from the coding sequence ATGAGTTTTTCTTATGTGGAAAGCGATAATTCAGCAAAAATTAAGGTTATTGGTGTTGGCGGTGCAGGTGGAAATGCGGTAAATAACATGATTGATGCCAAACTCCAAGGTGTAAAATTCATTGTTGTAAACACAGATATCCAAGCACTTGACGCATCCAGGGCTGAAATAAAGATTCAAATCGGAAAAGAACTGACAGAGGGACTTGGCGCAGGCGCTGATCCAAACAAAGGCCATGACGCTGCATTGGAAAGCATGGATGAACTGAGGGAAGTTTTAGAGGACAGCCATATGGTTTTTATTACGGCCGGGTTTGGCGGCGGTACGGGAACCGGTGCTGCACCTGTTATTGCTGAGATCTGCAAGGAGCTGGGGATACTGACAGTGGCGGTGGCTTCCAAACCATTCTCCTTTGAAGGCAAAAAAAGAGAACGACAGGCCCTTGAAGGTCTTGAAAAGCTTCACGGAATTACAGATACAGTAATTACAATTCCCAACGACCGCCTCAGAGGAATTGCTCCCAAAGGTGCTAAAATGGTGGATATGTTCATTAAAGCGGATGAAATTCTTCACCATTCCGTAAAGGGTATTACCGACCTGATTATGATGCCCGGCCATGTCAACCTGGATTTTGCTGATGTCAAGACTACCATGCAGAAAGCCGGCAAGGCTTTGATGGGTATCGGTATTGCCTCCGGGGAAAACCGTGCGGTTGAAGCGGCCGAAAGAGCAATTTCTCATCCGCTTCTTGAGGATATCTCTATTTCCGGTGCAAAATGCGTGTTGATGAATATTACATCCAGTTCCGATCTTACCCTTGATGAAATGACGGAAGCATCTGACCGGATATACCAGGAAGTAGGCGATGATGCCGAAATCATCTGGGGACAGACCTTTGATGATTCACTGGGAGATGAAATGAGAATCACGGTAATTGCTACTGGTATTGATTCTAAAGACTCCAAAATATCCAATACTATCCGCCAATTTGATCCTCCGGGCCAACCCGGTACATATCAGCAACCGGGAGTTGCAGCCCAGAATGTTATTCAACCGGTTGAACCAATTGTCAGAGGACAATTAAGACACCCGACCCAACAGGAACTTGCAAACTGGGATGAAACAAACAATCCTGTCATCATAAAAAACAAACAAGCTGTGGACGACGAAAACGTCCATAATTACCGCACAATGCCGTTTGACCACGATGACCTGGATGTTCCGACATTTCTCAGACGAAAAGCTGATTAA
- a CDS encoding cell division protein FtsQ/DivIB: MNKKIKPNRFKPENREEEAFQSDSGAGIDFCLKCILTVAFISVLSLVSIFVYDFITQSDFFKIKTLEISGTKQVKKQDLLKIAGLTGEENIFEINVFSIEKSIASHPWIQSVCVKRELPSVLFISVIEQKALAIVKIESLADILINTRGRPFKEYEPSKDPIENLPVISGIGLANENGQYVFSGPLFNSIMDFLKTDGIIGNVHQIKADKNTGLAIESNDIYNPIPSENHGTIHIKLGFNNFKAKLNKAKKISGYIDKNYPERIICDMDLFNIEKVFIKTKLNEALHNNLEKGV; the protein is encoded by the coding sequence GTGAACAAGAAAATAAAACCAAACAGGTTTAAACCTGAAAACAGAGAAGAGGAGGCATTTCAGTCCGACTCAGGGGCAGGCATTGATTTTTGCCTCAAATGCATCCTGACCGTGGCGTTTATAAGTGTCTTAAGCCTTGTATCCATCTTTGTGTATGATTTCATTACCCAGTCAGACTTTTTTAAGATTAAAACGCTTGAAATTTCAGGCACAAAGCAGGTTAAGAAACAAGACCTTCTTAAGATTGCTGGCTTAACCGGTGAAGAGAATATTTTTGAAATCAATGTGTTTTCCATTGAAAAAAGCATTGCTTCCCACCCCTGGATTCAGTCTGTTTGTGTAAAAAGAGAGCTGCCGTCCGTTCTTTTTATATCTGTTATTGAGCAAAAAGCTCTGGCCATTGTAAAAATTGAAAGCCTGGCAGATATTTTAATTAACACCCGGGGCAGACCGTTTAAAGAATATGAACCTTCAAAAGACCCCATTGAAAATCTACCGGTTATTTCCGGAATTGGCCTGGCAAATGAAAACGGCCAATATGTATTCAGCGGCCCGTTGTTCAACTCCATAATGGATTTTTTAAAAACAGATGGTATTATAGGCAATGTCCATCAGATAAAAGCGGATAAAAACACAGGCCTTGCCATTGAATCCAATGATATTTACAACCCTATACCATCTGAAAATCACGGAACCATTCACATCAAACTAGGATTTAACAATTTTAAAGCAAAGCTGAATAAAGCAAAAAAAATAAGCGGGTATATTGATAAAAACTATCCTGAGAGAATAATTTGCGACATGGATCTTTTTAATATTGAAAAAGTATTTATCAAAACAAAACTCAACGAAGCTCTGCACAACAATTTAGAAAAGGGGGTTTGA
- a CDS encoding radical SAM protein, whose amino-acid sequence MKKRLKQPRNYGSENEVIEQGAIIKKGRGLIKTALVYPNSYKAGMSSLGFQTVYRIANQIHTVACERVFLSEPGQRNVQRPKSLESGLSIDQFDIILFSISFENDFIHLVQLLEEAEIPLRSSNRNHTHPLVIAGGVVCFLNPEPIAPFIDCFLLGEAECLLDSFFDAFSKKIDKKSFLKTMEKRIPGAYVPALHTRESPFQIKVQYLENLDMVTTSTSILTSGTAFKDTFLIETLKGCPHGCRFCSSGFIYRPPRIYPAKNIYAAIDKAVGKTDKIGFVSSAIADHPDIKKICNYGLKHNFKLSFSSLRADKLSDELIGAMSNSKVKTATIAPEAGSIRMRNIINKNIDEHDILSATQRLVNSGIINLRLYFMIGLPFEEDQDVHAIVELTKKIKSVFLETSKKKKKIGTITLSVNPFIPKPSTPFQWAAMEDQTALKHKVNIIKQGLKKIPNVKVNVESLRKAKIHALLSLGDQKTADIIESALKKGWTSAIKVNSAYCHSIIHQEKSVETPLPWDFLDNRIKKQFLAKEFVKAKQEKKSPPCPMIDCKTCKKCI is encoded by the coding sequence ATGAAAAAACGGCTAAAACAGCCCCGGAATTATGGCTCAGAAAATGAAGTAATTGAACAAGGGGCCATTATTAAAAAAGGCAGAGGGCTGATAAAAACCGCCCTTGTCTATCCCAACTCTTATAAGGCTGGTATGTCATCATTAGGGTTTCAAACCGTTTACAGGATTGCAAACCAGATACATACAGTAGCGTGTGAAAGAGTTTTTTTATCGGAACCGGGGCAACGGAACGTACAGCGACCGAAAAGTCTTGAAAGCGGATTAAGCATTGACCAGTTTGATATTATTTTGTTTTCAATATCATTTGAAAATGATTTTATACATCTTGTTCAGCTACTTGAAGAAGCAGAGATCCCATTGAGATCAAGCAATCGAAACCACACCCACCCCCTTGTAATTGCAGGGGGAGTCGTCTGTTTTTTAAACCCTGAACCGATTGCTCCTTTTATAGACTGTTTTCTTCTGGGGGAAGCAGAATGCCTGCTGGATTCTTTTTTTGATGCGTTTTCAAAAAAAATCGACAAAAAATCTTTCTTAAAAACCATGGAAAAAAGAATACCAGGGGCCTATGTCCCCGCCCTTCACACACGGGAAAGCCCATTTCAAATCAAGGTGCAATACCTTGAAAATCTTGACATGGTTACGACCAGTACCAGTATTCTGACTTCCGGCACCGCGTTTAAGGATACCTTTCTGATTGAGACACTTAAAGGCTGCCCCCACGGCTGCAGGTTCTGCAGCTCGGGATTTATATACAGACCTCCTAGAATTTATCCTGCAAAAAATATTTATGCTGCAATTGATAAAGCTGTGGGAAAAACAGATAAAATAGGATTTGTCAGTTCCGCTATTGCTGATCACCCGGATATTAAAAAAATTTGCAACTATGGACTGAAACACAATTTCAAATTGTCGTTTTCATCACTCAGGGCAGACAAGCTATCTGATGAACTTATTGGTGCTATGTCAAACTCAAAAGTTAAAACAGCCACCATTGCCCCGGAAGCCGGATCGATACGAATGCGCAATATTATTAATAAAAATATTGATGAACACGATATCCTTTCGGCCACCCAAAGGCTTGTCAATTCAGGAATTATTAATTTAAGGCTCTATTTTATGATAGGACTGCCATTTGAAGAGGATCAGGATGTTCACGCCATAGTGGAATTGACTAAAAAAATCAAATCCGTTTTTCTTGAAACATCAAAAAAAAAGAAAAAAATCGGAACCATCACCTTGAGTGTCAACCCGTTTATTCCCAAACCATCCACCCCTTTTCAATGGGCAGCCATGGAGGATCAAACCGCATTAAAACACAAAGTCAACATTATCAAACAAGGCTTAAAAAAGATCCCCAATGTCAAGGTGAATGTTGAATCTCTGAGAAAGGCAAAAATTCATGCTTTGCTTTCCCTTGGTGATCAAAAAACTGCGGATATAATTGAATCAGCCTTAAAAAAAGGCTGGACATCGGCCATAAAAGTAAACAGCGCCTATTGCCATTCGATTATCCATCAGGAAAAATCTGTTGAGACCCCCCTTCCATGGGACTTTCTTGACAATCGAATAAAAAAACAGTTCCTTGCCAAAGAATTTGTAAAGGCAAAACAAGAAAAAAAATCCCCCCCCTGCCCAATGATTGACTGCAAAACCTGCAAAAAATGTATTTAA